The sequence below is a genomic window from Chondrinema litorale.
ATTTTCTCTTATGTAGGATATGAAAGCCAAGAGATTTTGGTAGGAGCCCAGTCTAGCATCAACCTACAGCTAGAGGTTGATAACACAGAGCTAAAAGAGGTGGTAGTAACCGCACTTGGTATTGAAAGGGAAAAGAAAGCACTTGGCTATTCGGTACAGGAAGTACAAGGCGAAGATATTACAGAAGCCAGAGAAACCAACTTGGTAAATTCACTTTCTGGTAAAGTGGCCGGAGTACAAGTTTCTAATGGTAGCTCTGGCTTAGGGGCATCTTCCAGAATTATTATTCGTGGAGAATCTTCATTAGCTGGTAAAAACCAACCATTGTTTGTGGTAGATGGTATTCCTATTAATAACAACACAGACATGAGAACCAACTCTTCTGGCATTGCCGATAATATGAAACTGGATTACGGTAATGGTGCTGCCGAAATTAATCCAGATGATATAGCTTCGATGTCTGTACTAAAAGGGGCGACGGCAACCGCACTTTATGGCGCAAGAGGAGCTGGTGGTGTAGTTTTAATTACAACAAAAAGTGGAAAAGGAGGTGCTAAGTTTGGTGTAGATGTAAACTCTAATATCACTTTCGAAACTGTTTTAGCTTCACCAGAATACCAAAGAGTGTATGGACAAGGTAAAAATGAAGAGTTTAGCTTTACTGATGGTTTTGGTAATGGTACTTATGATGGCGTAGATGAAAGTTGGGGGCCTAGAATGGATGGCCAGCTAATAAAGCAGTTCGATTCTCCAACTACCAATGGAGTAAGAGGTGGTGATGTGCACGATCCATCCAACTATGTTTTTGGTCCTAAGGGTGTAAACTTGGTTAAAAGAGGAGATGTTACGCCAACACCTTTTGAAGATCATGGAGATTTAATCGATCAGTTTTTTGAGACTGGCAGAACTATTAATAACAGTGTGTCTATCCATGGTAATAATGATAATGGAAGTTTCAGGCTTTCTTATACCAATATGGATGCTAAAGGTATTACACCAAATACCGATTTAAGAAGAAACAATTTCTTTTTAAGTACAGATTACAAACTGTTCGACAAACTGACAATTAAGGCTAAAGCAAATTACATTAAAACTGATAGTGATCACCGCCATGCGAATAGTTACGGTACCGAAAGTGTAATGTATTTATTTACTTGGTTTGGCCAACAAGTAAATATGGCTTCTTTGCAAGATTACTGGCAAAAAGGTTTAGAAGGTAGACAGCAATACAACTACAATTATAACTACCACGATAACCCTTACTTTAACATGTATGAAAACACCAATGGGCTCGACAAAAACAGGTTTATTGGTAATGTACAAGCACTTTACGAGATCACTCCAGACCTAAGTCTAATGGTAAGAGCTGGTACAGATTACTCTAATGAATTAAGAGAAATTAAAAGAGCATTTAGTACACAAAGATTCCCTTATGGGCAGTATAGAGAAGATAAAATCAATTATAGAGAGGTAAATACAGATTTCCTTTTAAGCTATAAAAAAAGCGTAGCAAACGATAATTGGTACTTCTCAGCATCTTTTGGGGGAAACAGAATGCAACAAGTCAATCATTTCCATGCGATCTCTAATAATCAGTTAGTAATTCCAGAGGTATATACATTTAATAATACAGATATTGCGCTTAAGTCAGCCATTAGCCGCCCAAGAAAGCAGATTAATAGCTTGTTTGGCTTTGGTCAGGTTGCTTATAAGAACATGATCTTTTTAGATATTACAGCCAGAAATGACTGGTCGAGCGCGCTACTTACCGGTATAGATTATTCTTACTTTTACCCATCCGTTTCTTTAAGTGCAGTTTTGTCTGATGCTTTTGCTTTGCCGGCTGAGATTTCTTTATTAAAAGTAAGAGCTGGTTGGGCAAACGTGGGTAACGATACCGATCCTTATTTTGTAACAGACAAAAGTCAATTCACTTTTGGTGACCAATGGGGAGACAATTTGGTAGTAACAGAAAGTACAAGCTTAACTTCATCAGAGATATTACCAGAAGACCAAAACTCTTATGAAGTAGGTGCTGATGTGAGATTTTTTGGAGATCGTTTAGGCTTAGATTTTACGTATTATCACAGTACTTCTCAAAACCAGATTATTCAGGTAGAAACTCCAATTACTTCTGGTTACACACAACGTACAATTAATGCGGCTAAGATTGTAAACAAGGGTGTTGAATTGATGTTGTCAGCAGTTCCGGTAAGACTTTCTACTGGTTTTGAGTGGAGAACATTTATCAATTTTGCTAAAAACGACAATGAAATCCAAGACTTAGATGCACCTTACGATTTGGCTTCTAACCGTGTAACATTAAGAGCTACATCTGGTGGAAGTATGGGAGATATGTATGGTACAGGTTTTCTTGAGACCGAAGATGGTAGTTTAATTTTGAGAGAAGGTTTGCCTGTTGCTTCAAACGATCTTCGCTATTTGGGTAATTACAATCCAGATTTTACCATGGGTATTACCAATGAGTTTACCTACAAAAACTTATCATTAAATATTTTGTTTGACTGGCGCCAAGGTGGTGAGCTTATGTCTCTCACCAGATTAATTGCAGCTACTTCTGGTAATGTAGTAGAAACTCTTTGGGGAAGAGATGTAGAATTTGGTGGAGCTCATCCGGGAATTAAAGACAGTGGTTTGCCAAGAGGCGATTTAAATGATGGTGTAATTGCCGATGGTGTAAAAGAAGTATTGGATGGAGAAGGAAATGTAATCGGTTACGAAGAAAATGATGTGGTAGTGGCAGCATCAGCATATCACAATAAAAGATACAAGCGCGAAAATGAGTCTGAAGGTATGTACGATGCTACTTATGTTAAGCTTCGAGAGTTAAGACTTGGTTATAATCTACCAAACCAATGGTTTAAAAATACTCCTATCAGAAGTATGAAAGTATCTGTAGTAGGTAGAAACCTATTATTGTGGAGCGATTTTAATCATGGTGATCCTGAATTGCTTTCTTACACGGGTGGTGGTGCAGTTGTTCCCGGTGTAGAAGATATGTCTATCCCTAGCACAAGAAGTTATGGTTTAAACCTCAGCTTCAAATTCTAATTTTCCTTTCTCTCAACTTAAGAATCATTCAAAAAATGAAAAATATAAAGCTAATACTATTGGCATTTGTTGCTTTACTTTCAATAACTGCCTGCGACGAATTCGGAGACGATTTCGATAATGTAAACCCAGATGTTGCAGATAATGTAGACAATAATCCCGAATTGATTTTAACTGGTTTAATTAGAGAACCGATTAACAGTATGGTGGGGAATGCTTGGAGCGAAGGTAATTTAATGGCGCAATACGGTGCCAGAATCGTGTTCACTTCTTTCGATCAGTTTGAATGGGGGAGCCAAGAAGGCACTTGGGATAGATTATACCTCACTATTAGAGATGCCAGAACACTGAATGAAATTGCTACCAATATTGATAATGCGAGCTATCAGGCAGTTTCGATGATAATGGAAGCATGGGCAACTCAAATTTTAACAGATTTATGGGGAGATGTGCCATACTCAGAAGCTTCATTTGGTAAACTAGATGGAAATTTTACACCAACTTACGATGAACAAGAACTGATTTATACTGCCATATTGGACTCTTTAAGCAAAGCAAATGATTTATTAAATAGCACTGAAGTTCCTGTAAATGGAGATATTATGTTTGATGGTGATCTTGCTAAGTGGCAAAAGTTTGGAAACTCACTTCGTTTAAGAGTCGCTTTGAGGTTATCAAATGTAAAGCCTGAGGTTTCAGAAGCTGTAATAGCTCAAGTGTTTAATAATCAAGATGTTAACCCAATTATTTCTACTAATGAAGATAATGCAGCATTGACTTATCTAACTTCATTACCCAATGTAAAGCCAGTAACTGAAGCGGGTGGTTATCGTTCTGGCTCATTTAACGAGTACAGAATGTCTGAAACCTTAGAGAGTGTTTTAGTAACTTATGATGATCCGCGCTTGCAAACTTGGTTTAATCCTACAGCGAATTCTGTAGAGCAAGGTGCACCAGATTGGTCTGGAATGAAAAACGGAATTGTAGACGGTGACGCATACACTTATAAAGGTGGAGATGCTTATCTTTCAAAATTTGCAGACATGTTTTATTTTGAACCAAATGCTGTACAAGGCTTACTAATGAAGTATGATGAAGTACAGTTTATTTTGGCAGAAGCAGCTTTAAATGGATGGATTGCTGGTGATGCACAAGCTTTTTATGAAGAAGCAATAACATCATCTTTTGAATATTGGGATACGGAAATACCTACAGATTATTTAACCCAAGATGGAGTTGCTTATGATGGCGAGCTCGAAACCATTATTACTCAAAAGTGGATTTCTTTACTTTATACAGATTATCAGGGCTTTTTAGAGTTTAAAAGAACTTCGTTTCCAAGTGTGATTGTTCCGGGGCCAGATGCATTTTATAGCTCTTACCCTAGTCGGTTCGAATATCCTACACCTGAGCGTAGCTTAAATGCTTCAAACTATCAAGAAGCAGTACAACGCCAAGGTATAGATGAGTCTAGGTTTGTGATGGCAAAAGTTTGGTGGGAATAAAAAATTAATTTTCTGTAAACAACAGGGATTGGCAATTAGTCTTTCCCTGTTTTTTTATTACCTTAAACCTTCAAATTGAACAACTGTTTTAATTGCGTAATTACTATTTAAAAATCTTAATAAAAGAGATAAATGTATCCGGAAAACCCATATTACCTTTTAACGCCAGGACCACTATCAACAAGTAAATCTGTAAAAGCTGCCATGTTGAGAGACTGGTGCACTTGGGATGATGATTATAAAGAAATTGTGCAGCAAGTAAGAAAAGACTTATTGGAAATTGCCGGAGTAGGAGATGAGTACACATCTGTATTAATGCAAGGAAGTGGTACCTTCTCAGTAGAATCTGTAATTGGAAGTGTAACTTCTACCAACTCTAAGCTGCTTGTATTAGAGAATGGATCTTATGGAAGAAGAATAGCTCAAATAGCTGAGCGATTAAATGTAAATTGTATCACTTATTCAGCTTCTGAAAATGAACAGCATAACCCTGTAAAACTCGCTAAAATATTAGAAGAAGATCAAGCAATTACTCATGTAGCATTGGTGCATTGCGAAACTACAACTGGTATGCTTAACGCTGCCGAGCGTATTTCTGAAATCGCCAAAGAGCATGGTAAAATATTTATATTAGATGCAATGAGCAGCTTTGGAGGTATTCCTATTGATATGATTGAGGCAGGTATCGATTTTTTAATTAGCTCGGCTAATAAATGTATTCAAGGAGTACCCGGATTCGGATTTGTAATTGCGAAAAAAGCAGAGTTAGAAAAATGTAAAGGCAGAGCAAGATCACTGGCACTAGATTTATACGACCAATGGGAAGCTATGGAAAACGATCCTGGAAAATGGAGATATACATCACCAACTCATACAGTGAGAGCATTTGTACAGGCTTTGGCAGAATTACACGAAGAGGGTGGAGTGCTTAAACGATATGAACGTTATCAGGAGAATCATGCAATTTTAGTAGAAGGCATGAGAGAAGCTGGATTCGAAACATTTTTGCCAGATTATTTGCAGTCGCCCATCATTACCGCATTTAAGAATCCAGAAGAAATCGCCTATAATTTTAATCAGTTTTATGATCTCTTAAAAACTAGAGGTTTTGTAATATATCCCGGAAAAGTTTCAGATGCTGATACTTTCCGCATTGGTAATATCGGACATGTATTTCCAGAAGACTTTCGTGAACTGATTAAAGCAGTAAAGTCTTGTATATACTGGAAAGAAACAACTTTTTAATATCAACTCTACAAAACGGCAATGAATTAAATCTTACAATCAGCTTTTAATTATTAATTAACCAGATTTATTATGGATATTCAGTTAGTAGTTTTTGATATGGCAGGAACTACAGTGAAAGACAGAAATAATGTTTGCATAGCTATAATGGAAGCTTTGGCAGATGAAGGCATTTTTGTTGAAATACCTGTTATCAATAAAGTATTAGGCTACCCTAAGCCATTAGCTATAAGAATGTTGATGGGAATGAAGTTGCCGAATGAAAAAGATATTACAGATAAATATGTTGATGAAATTCATCAAAATTTCGTCAAGAAAATGATACATCACTACGAAAGTAGCCCCTTTGTAGCCGAAAAATCGGGAGTAAGAGAAACCTTAGCCGCTTTAAAAAGTTGTGGAATCAAAATAGGAATAGATACCGGGTTTAACAGAGAAATCGCAGATACCATTTTTGCCCGATTAAATTGGGTTAAAGATGGTATTTTTGATTACTCCATTACCAGCGACGAGGTAAAAAACGGTCGTCCACATCCAGATATGATATTGAATCTGATGGAGCAAGCAGGGGTAACTGATCCAAAGCAAGTTATAAAAGTAGGAGATGCGGTTTCAGATATACAAGAGGGCAGAGCTGCAGGTTGTGGTATGGTAGTAGCCGTTACTACTGGCTCTTGGAAAAAAGAAGATTTGGAAAAAGAAGAACCAGATTATTTGATTTATAGCCTTCCAGAATTATTAGATATCATTGGTATACATCAGCCACAATGAAATTTTTTAGTTTAGTAGGCTTATTTATACCACTCTGCTTACAATTATCGGCACAGGTAAAGCCAGTAGCAGAGTGGTATTTCTGGCCAGATTATACCCTGCCCGGAAATGCCAAAAACTATCCCGGTCCTAAGTTGGACAATCCGGCAAGTTACTTTCAGAAACTAGAATACAAAAACACTCCTTTACTTTTCTTTTCTGAAGAACCAACTGAGCGACTGATTAATTTTTTAGCTAAAGAAAAGATTCCGCAAGAAGATTTTACCATTGAATTGTGGTTGTTGGTTCATGTAAATCAGCCGGTCGGTGCTTTAATTACATTAAAAGACAGAAGCCTACAAACCGAACCTGATTGGTTGCTAGGTTACTATGGAGATGAGCTTGTTTATTCTCTTAAAACAGTTAAGCATCCTTATGGTGAGATTATAAATAAAAAGGTAGACGATTACTGGTCTGGTAATTTTTTGCACATAGTTGCTGTGTATGAAGCTGGTAAAATGAAATTGTATTACAATGGTAATTTGCTTGATGAAATAACAGTTGGAGCAAGAGCCAAACCAGCAGGAGAAACCGCAGTAAATAATCAGATAGAACTGGCTGCATACTTAAAGAATGAACCCTATATGGATTTAGGTAATCTGGTAAAATCGCTCAGAATTTATGATCAAGCAATTTCAAAAGAAGAGATTACAAGTAATTTTACCCATTACAAAAAAATGGTGGAGCGAGGAATTCTCTATCCAGACTTATTCCATTTTGCAACTGGTCCTTATTTAAATTATGCCACAAAATCTAGTATCAATTTACTTTGGGAGGCAGATCGAGAAACAACTGCTACTATAGAATATGGTACTTCATTGCCTTTAAAAAACAAACTCGAAGTTAATTCAGAGAGATTGATAAAGGAAGACAATGCTGAACCAGATAATTTTATTGGCGAGGCAGCACTCACTGGTTTAGCGTCTGGCACAAAATACTTTTATCAAATTACACTAAAAGACAAGGCAGGTAACGAAATTCAATCTGGTGTTTTAACTTTTAAAACAGCGGTTGAAGATGACGAAGCTTTTGCTTTTGCAGTAATAGGCGATACAGAAGCGAGACCACACATCAACGATCGGGTAGCAAAATTGATTTGGGGTGAGCGACCAGATTTTTGTTTAAATCTTGGCGATTTAACAGATGGAGGTATAAAAAGACAAAAATTTCAATGGAATTATGAGTATTTTAGTGGAATGACTCAACTCCATAGCCGGATTCCGGTTTTTCCTGTAGCTGGAAATGGTGAGTCAGACTTGTACTGGTATAATCGTTACCATGCATTGCCAGAACCAGAAGGTTATTATAAATTTACTTATGGCAATGCAGATTTTTTTATGTTAGACAGCAACCAAGAAGAAGAGTTTGCTCCTGGTAAAAAACAGTATGTTTGGCTAGAAGAACAATTAAAAAGCTCTCAAGCAAATTGGAAGTTTGTTTGCCATCATCATGCTCCTTACTCTGCTGATGAAGACGATTATGGCGATTCATGGAAGGAGCAAACAGATATGGGAGATTTAGAGGTAAGAAAAATTGTACCTCTCTATGAGAAATACGGTGTAGATATGGTGTTTTTTGGCCATTTACACACTTACCAAAGAACACTACCTATTGCATCAAATCAAGTAAATGAAGAAAATGGAGTAATCTACGTGCAAGCAGGAGGAGGAGGTGGAAACCTAGAAGACTTTGCCCCTGCAAGAGCATGGTTTAGCGCTAAAACCTATCGAGGACATCATTACTTTACAATCAATATTTTCAACAATTCCCTCAGTTTTAAAATGTATGATACTGAGGGTAGACTAAAAGATTTTTTAGAACTTAAAAAATAGATATGGCCTGGACCAATTATCACGGACACTGCTATTACTGCGATGGCAAACTAGAACCCGAAGCTTATGTAGAAAAAGCTTTGGAATTAGATATGCCAGCTATTGGCTTTTCTTCTCATTGCCCTTTTGAAGGCGGGCATGGTTGGAATATGAAGATGGAAGAACTGCCAGATTACCTCAAAGAAGTAGAAGGTTTAAAACAACAATACGGAGACCAAATTCAAATTTACACAGGTCTAGAAATGGACTATATTCCGGGCGTAATTAGTAATCAGTCTGAGCATATAAAACAAGCAAATCTAGATTATACCATTGGTTCTATACATTATACTGGTGTTTTTGATGACGGCAGGTTTTGTGAAATTGATGGAGCTCATCAGAAATTCTTGGAAGGTTTACATCATATTTTTGATGGTGATGTAAAAGCAATGGTAAGTAAGTATTTTGAGCTAACCAGAGAAATGCTAAAAGATGGAATAGATGTTTTAGGGCATTTAGATAAGATTAAAATTCAGGCAGAGCAAGGAGTATTGTTTTCAGAATTTGAAGATTGGTATAGAATAGAGGTTTCTAAAACGCTAGAATCGATTGCAGAAGAAAAAGTTATTCTCGAAGTAAATACCAGAGGAATTTACAAGAAAAAATCTGTGGAGACTTATCCCTCTAAATGGATATTAACTTTAGCAAAAGAGCTAGATATAGATATAATGTTAAATGCAGATGCACATCATCCGGAAGAATTAAATGCCGTTTTTACAGAAACCGCCTCTAAACTCAAAAAAATAGGCTTTAAGGAGCTAAAAGTTTTAAAAAATGGTGAATGGGTTTCATTGTCTTTTAGCGAACGTGGAGTAAATTGGGAATAATTATCTTTTTCTTTCAATACGCTAATTTATATAGATGAATCTTAACAAATCTGTAACTCAGTGGCTGAGTAAAACTAAACTACCACTCTTCACTCTTTTCGCAGTATTGGCTGCTTTTTGTACCTATTCATGCATGTACGCATTCCGTAAACCTTTTGCTGTGGCTACTTTTGAAGGCATAGCGTTTTGGGGAATCGATTATAAAATACTGCTCATTGTTGCTCAAGTTTTGGGCTATACTTTATCTAAGTTTTTAGGAATTAAGATAGTATCTGAGGCTGGAACAAAAATTAGAGGCATAAGCATTTTAGTACTCATCGGTTTGGCTGAGATTGCTTTACTAGGCTTTGCTTTAACTCCTGCACCTTATAATATTATCTTCTTGTTTTTTAATGGATTGCCGTTGGGTATGGTTTGGGGCTTGGTGTTTAGTTACTTAGAAGGCAGAAGAGTTACAGAAATTTTAGGTGCTGGGTTGTCTATAAGCTTTATATTTTCATCGGGCTTTGTAAAAACAATAGGAGCTATTGTAATGCAAGATTGGGGATTTACAGAGTTTTGGATGCCATTTATAACTGGTGGATTATTCGCATTTCCTTTGCTCTTTTTTGTTTGGATGCTCGAACGACTACCAGCACCTTCAGCATTAGATGAGGAACTACGAACCAAGCGAGAACCAATGAATGGTAAGCAGAGAAAGCAATTATTCTTAGGATTTGCACCAGGTTTAATTTTACTTATAATCGTTTATGCTCTGCTCACTGCATTTAGAGATTTTAGAGATAATTTTGCTGCTGAGATTTGGCAAGCAGTAGGCTATGGAGATTCCCCAGAAATTTTCACTGCTACAGAAATTCCAATTTCACTGGCAATTTTAATTATGATGAGCTTGGTCTTTTTAGTGAAAGATAATGCCAAAGCCCTCATGGTAAACCATCTCATTATTTTTGCAGGAATTGTTTTGGTGGGTCTTAGTACAATGGCATATCAAAATAGCATGATTGGCCCAGAGCTTTGGATGATTCTTGTTGGGCTTGGCCTATACATGGGTTATGTACCTTTTAACAGTATATTTTTCGATAGGTTTATCGCTGCATTTCAATATATATCAAATGTTGGCTTCCTTATCTATTTGGCAGATGCTTTTGGCTATATGGGCAGTGTCGGAATTATGTTATACAAAAACTTTGGCAATGCCAATATGAGCTGGCTTAACTTTTTTATATCTTCTAGTTATATAATGGCTGTTGTAGGAGCAGTTTTTACCTTGCTTTCTATGTATTACTTCGCCCAAAAGCATAAAGCATGGAAACAAGATAAAATGGTAGTCTCAGGTGAAAGGCTGGCGTAAAGTATTGTTTCAAGTATAAGTGAATCCTGTTTATCTAAACTGATAAAAATTATATCTATCAAACTGAATATATTTACATTTATTAGTTAGCATCATACTCATAAAAGATGATGATTTGTTTAATTTGCCCTTACTGATTTCAAAAAAATCAGGATTTAATGGAAAATTATCAACAAAAACAGATGGCATCTATTGCCGTCAATCAACTAACTATGAGGCTTACTACATTTCTAATTTTATTTTTACTGGCATTTTCTTTTTGTAAAGCTCAACATCTTGTACATGTTGAACAAGATAGTGTTTATAATTGGAATGGCTTGTCAATTCCACTAAGTAAAAATGATTTTATTTATAGTACAGAAGAAGAGCATGCTTTTCATGTAGCTTTAGGTAAGTTAAAAGCTGTGCTTCGAGTTTACATGAGAGACCCTATGAATGATAATTTAGAGGAGCATTTCGAGTCTCAAGCTTTATCTAGTCGCGATATGCTAGACTTCATTACAAAAAGATATGATGTTTCTGTGAATGGAAATTTTGTTCATAATGATAGAAAAGTTCTTTGGCAACAATATGAGTACATAGAAAAAAAGACTTATTATAAATATAGAGGCTCGCATTTTATGTTTATGAATAATAATGCTTTATACGATGTGATTATCGTTACTTATGGTACTTCTTTTAAAAAGAAAGAGTCAAGCTATTATACTTATTTTCAATCAATAGGTGTGGATGATAACTTTCAAGCTGACTGGAAAACAAGTATACCTTATTGGAGTACAGATGAATTTCCGGTAGGAAAATGGACTTTAAAAAATGGGAATGCGAGTATTTCTAATATGGCCTATCTAAAATTTACTTCAAGTCGAGATATAGAGTTTTATGACAACTTAGATAAATTGGTTTACAAGGAGAGGCTAAACATAACTGAAGATAATGAAATAATGTACTTTATGAAAGATGGAAATCTGGAGCAGATAAAAATACTAGAGCGCAACTCAGATTCTCTAAAACTAGAGTTTACCGCCAACGATGGTACAACCAGAGTTAATCTTTATGAAAATTATTGAGTTATAATTATATATTAAAAAAGGCATCATCTTTAAAGATGATGCCTTTTTTTCTGATGTTAAACAAACAAATCAGGTCTTTTGCTTTTTCTTTTTTGCAGCAGGGAAAAGAATATTATTAAGAATTAATCTGTAACCCGGAGAATTAGGGTGCAGGTTTAAATCTGTAGGTTCTTCTCCAACAAAGTGTCTGTAATCTTCTGGGTCGTGACCTCCAAAAAATGTCCAAGTTCCTTTACCAAAAGTGCCATGTATGTAACGAGCTTCATTTGCTTCTTTGGTTTCACCCATAATTACTACATCAGACTTAATTAATTGCTTTTTAAAAGCTGTGGTTTGGCCCATAAAACCTTTTACCAATAACTCATGATTCTGAGATAGCATAGTTGGAATAGGGTCCCATTTTGCAGAAAACTGAAACAGTTTAAAAAAGTCGTTTCCTTCATTTAAACCTCTCTCATGAGATTGATTATCAATATTAGAATACTCGTATTCGTAAGGATTGATTTTTAATTTAAAGTCTTTGAATGCGAAAGTATTATCGAAATTTAGTTTTGATTGTGCATTTCTGTCAGGTGGATCACCATCGTACATAAAATCACAAATATCTACACCATCGGCAGCAAGTGCTATATCGTAAGTATCTGTAGCTGAACACATGGCAAATAAGAATCCGCCACCAGCACAAAAATCTCTTATCTTTTTAACTACAGCTAGTTTTAACTCAGATACTTTTGTAAAGCCGTGGTTTTGAGCAGATCTTTCAAACTCTCTTTGTTGCTCTATGTACCATTGTTGTCTACCATAAGTTGCATAAAACTTTCCATATTGCCCAGTAAAATCTTCGTGGTGAAGGTGTAACCAGTCGTATTCTGGTAGTTTTTCAAGCATTACCTCATCATCAAATACAACATCGTAAGGAATCTCAGCATAGGATAAAACCAGTGTAACGGCGTCGTCCCAAGGTTGCTTAGATTTTGGAGAGTATACAGCAATTTTAGGAGCTACTTCCAATTTCATTACATCCATGTTTGCTTCAGGGCTCGCAATTGACTGTTTAATTTGTAAAGCTTCAGAATCTGAAATTACCTGATAGCTAACACCTCTTATGATTAATTCGTTTTCAAAAGACTGTAAGTATTTGAACATAAAACTACCCCCTCTGTAGTTGAGAAGCCATTCAGCTTCTACTTCTTGTTGCAAAACCCAGAATGTTACACCGTAAGCTTTTAAGTGATTTGCTTGGCTTTCATCCATTGGTACTAACAGGTAGGCTGCTTTTGTGAAAGTAGTTATTAGTAGGAAAGTTATAAGCAGGAGGAATTTTCTCATATCTCAATTATGCAGATTAAAAAAATTAGTATTTGCTGAAAGATTATAAAATCTATAACACAAATCTGTTTTAAATGAAGATTTACTCTATAAACTTAGTGAATTATTTTAAAGTTTCAATGTGTGAACAGTATGTGTTTGAAAACATTGTTAAGTTGAAATGTAAGATTTTCTATAAAATGTACTCTAAAATAAATCTAGAAAGTATGAATATATTCTATATTGTAAGAAAACTATAGATAGTGAAAAAAATTCAATTGTTTTCTATTAGTAATTATTAAGCATTCATTTTGATTAATCCAAAGCAGAAGATAACAATATATTGTTGAGAATTAACCTATAGCCTGGAGAATTTGGATGATCTGAAAGCTTTGTTGCTTCTTCGCCTACAAAATGTCTATAATCTTCAGGATCATGCCCACCTAAAAATATCCAATAGCCTTTTTCATATTTATTGTAAATGTATCTTGCTTCATCCTTTGCATCAGATGTAGTCAAAACTTTTACATCAGGTTTTATGAATTTGGTTTTAAATGCTGTTGTTTGTCCCATGAAGCCTTTCATCCTTTTTTGGTGGTTTTGAGTTAAGATTGCAGATATCTTATCGGTTTTAGCTGAATATGAAAGAATATTAAAAAAATCCGTGTCTTCTTTAACACCTCTTTCAAAAGATTGATTATCAATAT
It includes:
- a CDS encoding SusC/RagA family TonB-linked outer membrane protein, with translation MKNSLLSGGNCLLKIVTIFFLLFPTVSVFAQDRTISGTITESNGEVLPGVSILVKGTSRGSVSDFNGNYKVNISSDEDILIFSYVGYESQEILVGAQSSINLQLEVDNTELKEVVVTALGIEREKKALGYSVQEVQGEDITEARETNLVNSLSGKVAGVQVSNGSSGLGASSRIIIRGESSLAGKNQPLFVVDGIPINNNTDMRTNSSGIADNMKLDYGNGAAEINPDDIASMSVLKGATATALYGARGAGGVVLITTKSGKGGAKFGVDVNSNITFETVLASPEYQRVYGQGKNEEFSFTDGFGNGTYDGVDESWGPRMDGQLIKQFDSPTTNGVRGGDVHDPSNYVFGPKGVNLVKRGDVTPTPFEDHGDLIDQFFETGRTINNSVSIHGNNDNGSFRLSYTNMDAKGITPNTDLRRNNFFLSTDYKLFDKLTIKAKANYIKTDSDHRHANSYGTESVMYLFTWFGQQVNMASLQDYWQKGLEGRQQYNYNYNYHDNPYFNMYENTNGLDKNRFIGNVQALYEITPDLSLMVRAGTDYSNELREIKRAFSTQRFPYGQYREDKINYREVNTDFLLSYKKSVANDNWYFSASFGGNRMQQVNHFHAISNNQLVIPEVYTFNNTDIALKSAISRPRKQINSLFGFGQVAYKNMIFLDITARNDWSSALLTGIDYSYFYPSVSLSAVLSDAFALPAEISLLKVRAGWANVGNDTDPYFVTDKSQFTFGDQWGDNLVVTESTSLTSSEILPEDQNSYEVGADVRFFGDRLGLDFTYYHSTSQNQIIQVETPITSGYTQRTINAAKIVNKGVELMLSAVPVRLSTGFEWRTFINFAKNDNEIQDLDAPYDLASNRVTLRATSGGSMGDMYGTGFLETEDGSLILREGLPVASNDLRYLGNYNPDFTMGITNEFTYKNLSLNILFDWRQGGELMSLTRLIAATSGNVVETLWGRDVEFGGAHPGIKDSGLPRGDLNDGVIADGVKEVLDGEGNVIGYEENDVVVAASAYHNKRYKRENESEGMYDATYVKLRELRLGYNLPNQWFKNTPIRSMKVSVVGRNLLLWSDFNHGDPELLSYTGGGAVVPGVEDMSIPSTRSYGLNLSFKF
- a CDS encoding SusD/RagB family nutrient-binding outer membrane lipoprotein, whose protein sequence is MKNIKLILLAFVALLSITACDEFGDDFDNVNPDVADNVDNNPELILTGLIREPINSMVGNAWSEGNLMAQYGARIVFTSFDQFEWGSQEGTWDRLYLTIRDARTLNEIATNIDNASYQAVSMIMEAWATQILTDLWGDVPYSEASFGKLDGNFTPTYDEQELIYTAILDSLSKANDLLNSTEVPVNGDIMFDGDLAKWQKFGNSLRLRVALRLSNVKPEVSEAVIAQVFNNQDVNPIISTNEDNAALTYLTSLPNVKPVTEAGGYRSGSFNEYRMSETLESVLVTYDDPRLQTWFNPTANSVEQGAPDWSGMKNGIVDGDAYTYKGGDAYLSKFADMFYFEPNAVQGLLMKYDEVQFILAEAALNGWIAGDAQAFYEEAITSSFEYWDTEIPTDYLTQDGVAYDGELETIITQKWISLLYTDYQGFLEFKRTSFPSVIVPGPDAFYSSYPSRFEYPTPERSLNASNYQEAVQRQGIDESRFVMAKVWWE
- the phnW gene encoding 2-aminoethylphosphonate--pyruvate transaminase, encoding MYPENPYYLLTPGPLSTSKSVKAAMLRDWCTWDDDYKEIVQQVRKDLLEIAGVGDEYTSVLMQGSGTFSVESVIGSVTSTNSKLLVLENGSYGRRIAQIAERLNVNCITYSASENEQHNPVKLAKILEEDQAITHVALVHCETTTGMLNAAERISEIAKEHGKIFILDAMSSFGGIPIDMIEAGIDFLISSANKCIQGVPGFGFVIAKKAELEKCKGRARSLALDLYDQWEAMENDPGKWRYTSPTHTVRAFVQALAELHEEGGVLKRYERYQENHAILVEGMREAGFETFLPDYLQSPIITAFKNPEEIAYNFNQFYDLLKTRGFVIYPGKVSDADTFRIGNIGHVFPEDFRELIKAVKSCIYWKETTF